In a genomic window of Chrysemys picta bellii isolate R12L10 chromosome 1, ASM1138683v2, whole genome shotgun sequence:
- the LOC135981002 gene encoding paraneoplastic antigen Ma1 homolog → MRGRMFVREEGAFAVLCELPSAVEPLQVPGTIAVEDCEWTVITTGSQPSPVPAPDVEFLKKMSAFLGKEGKTLADMPGLLGLDPGVPHRESAPSPDEWVKALGQALEKVMPPHPESSPYRKLRLFSGGPTPIPGEEAFEPWLEHTTEMLQEWAVPDAEKRRRLVECLRGPALDVIRTLKLSNPGVKVKDCLEALDHAFGRTEGSDDVYCKFLNARQQKGEKVSAYIQRLEKLLQRAIMRGAVAVGQMDRTRLAQIVRGIQYQNPILLHLRLRERQDNPPSYSQLIKEVREEEERQAAGEVWEVQSHPATGTTSTRTPKALMVNPQEELTQRVQVLTQKVAELENTIDSANTSRYMEPSTTTVQRTTFRTSAPTRQQGKRQSFFCYRCGQGGHIAARCQNAENPTLVYQKLRTTWGKSGNGPRAWEGSRLGLQGVEAPLERTLQPESHQD, encoded by the coding sequence ATGCGTGGGCGCATGtttgtgagggaggagggggcttttGCTGTACTGTGCGAGCTGCCATCGGCTGTGGAACCCCTACAGGTTCCAGGCACGATAGCAGTGGAAGATTGTGAGTGGACGGTAATAACCACTGGGAGCCAGCCctcaccagtccctgcccctgatgtagagtttttaaagaaaatgtcggcctttttggggaaagagggaaagaCTTTGGCTGATATGCCAGGTCTGTTGGGCCTTGACCCAGGAGTCCCACACCGGGAGAGTGCTCCTTCACCTGATGAGTGGGTGAAGGCTTTGGGGCAAGCATTAGAGAAGGTTATGCCACCCCATCCTGAATCAAGCCCCTATCGTAAACTGAGGTTGTTTTCTGGGGGTCCCACCCCAATACCTGGGGAGGAAGCATTTGAACCCTGGCTGGAacacaccactgaaatgctgcaggagtgggcggTGCCTGATGCTGAAAAGAGAAGGCGACTAGTAGAGTGCCTCAGGGGGCCAGCcctagatgtgattcgcaccctgaaacTCAGTAACCCTGGAGTCAaggtgaaggactgcctagaggcccttgatcatgcCTTCGGGAGAACCGAGGGCTCAGATGATGTCTATTGCAAGTTCCTCAATGCCAGGCAACAAAAGGGAGAGAAGGTTTCTGCCTATATCCAGAGGTTGGAGAAACTATTGCAGAGAGCCATCATGAGGGGAGCCGTGGCAGTTGGGCAAATGGACCGGACTAGATTGGCTCAGATTGTGAGAGGAATTCAATATCAGAACCCAATCCTTCTCCACCTCCGATTAAGAGAACGGCAAGACAATCCACCGAGTTACTCTCAGCTGATAAAAGAGGTCCGAGAGGaagaagagaggcaggcagctggcGAGGTTTGGGAGGTGCAGTCACACCCGGCGACTGGCACAACATCCACCCGAACGCCCAAGGCACTGATGGTGAATCCTCAAGAGGAACTTACCCAacgagtgcaggtcctgacacagAAAGTGGCTGAATTAGAGAATACCATCGATTCAGCAAATACTTCAAGGTACATGGAACCCTCCACTACCACGGTTCAGAGGACTACATTTAGAACCTCTGCCCCAACGAGACAACAAGGGAAAAGACAATCCTTCTTCTGCTACCGGTGTGGCCAGGGTGGGCACATTGCTGCAAGGTGTCAGAATGCAGAGAATCCCACGCTAGTATATCAAAAGCTGAGGACCACCTGGGGAAAGTCGGGAAACGGCCCCAGGGCCTGGGAAGGGAGCCGCCTAGGCCTACAGGGTGTGGAGGCTCCCCTGGAAAGAACCCTGCAGCCCGAATCCCACCAGGATTGA